The nucleotide window CCCCGAAAACCGAAACATTTTCTTTACTCATCATTTTTCAAATCAACCTTGTCAAATAATTGTTTGAATCCGCGATACTGTGCTCAGTCCAGATCGTAGGCATCTTGCCAGTCCTCTTCCTGCCATTCCGGCTGATCTTCTTTTCTGAACAGAAAATTGTTGATCACCAGCCAGTCCATCTCGGTCCGCATGAAGCAGCGGTATCCATCATCAGGCGTGCAGACAATCGGTTCACCCCGGACGTTGAAACTGGTATTCACCACCAGACCGCAACCGGTCAGTTCATGGAACGAATGGATCAGATTCCAGTAACGGACATTGGTCTCCTTATGAACGGTCTGGATCCTGGCGGTATAGTCAACATGGGTCACCGCCGGGATGTCTGATCGTTGATGATACAGCCTGTCATACATGCCCATCCTGTCATAGTCGGCAGGCACGGGTTTGCGATGGCTCTCCTTTACCGGTTCAACCAGAAGCATATAGGGGGAACGGGTTTCCAGCTCAAAGTATTCTCCGGCTTTTTCCACCAGAACCGACGGCGCAAAGGGCCGGAATCCCTCGCGGTACTTGATTTTAAGATTCAACTTTTTCTGCATTTCCGGATCACGGGGGTCTCCAAGAATACTGCGATTCCCCAGCGCCCGGGGACCATATTCCATTCTCCCCTGAAACCAGCCGACCACTCCCGAATCGGCAAGAATTTGTGCCACCTTCTTATAGAGCTCTTCGTCGGTCAAACGGACAAAATTCGCTCCGAATTTTCTGCACATCCTCGCCACATCAATCTCACTGAACTCCGGTCCCAAGTACGAACCCGACATCGAGTCGGAATTGCCGTCGCACAGACGTTCTTTTCCCTGCCAGATATGGTAGGCGGCAAAGGCCGCTCCCAACGCACCTCCGGCATCTCCGGCCGCCGGCTGGATCCAGAGCCCATCGATTATCCCGCTGTTCAACAGCTTCCCGTTGGCCACACAGTTCAGAGCAACCCCCCCCGCCATCACCAGATTGTTATGCCCCGTGATTTCCCGGGCGGTTCGGGCAAGTCGCAGCACAATTTCTTCTGTTACTTCCTGGATAGCCAGGGCCAGATCCATATATTCCTGGGTCAGTTCCGACTCAGGTTGCCGTTTCGGGATCCCGAACAACTCTTTCCATTTCCTGTCCCTGCACATCCTGAGACCGGTGGCAAAGTCAAAGAATTCCATATTCAAAAGAATCGATCCGTCTTGCTTTAAATCCACCAGGCGTGAAACGATCTTTTCTTTGATCTCAGAAACCTGTCGACTGCCGGCGCGGCCGTATGGAGCAAGGCCCATCAACTTGTATTCGCCGCTGTTGACCTTGAAGCCGCAGTAGTAAGTAAAGGCGGAGTAGAGCAGGCCGACGGAATGCGGAAAGGGCAGCTCCTTGAGGACGGTTATTTCTTTCCCCGTCCCCCTGGAAATTGTTGTCGTTGCCCATTCGCCGACGCCATCGACGGTAAGAATGGCCGCATCCTCGTAAGGTGAAGGGTAAAAGGCGCTTGCCGC belongs to Pseudomonadota bacterium and includes:
- a CDS encoding carbamoyltransferase, which produces MTSAILGISAFYHDSAAVLLVDGKIIAAAHEERFTRRKHDASFPVNAVKYVLAEGGLNVSDLDAVSFYDKPYLKFERLLETYHAFAPRGLMSFLSAMPVWIKEKLFMKKMLWDELEKVAGSTIRKRPKLLFPEHHLSHAASAFYPSPYEDAAILTVDGVGEWATTTISRGTGKEITVLKELPFPHSVGLLYSAFTYYCGFKVNSGEYKLMGLAPYGRAGSRQVSEIKEKIVSRLVDLKQDGSILLNMEFFDFATGLRMCRDRKWKELFGIPKRQPESELTQEYMDLALAIQEVTEEIVLRLARTAREITGHNNLVMAGGVALNCVANGKLLNSGIIDGLWIQPAAGDAGGALGAAFAAYHIWQGKERLCDGNSDSMSGSYLGPEFSEIDVARMCRKFGANFVRLTDEELYKKVAQILADSGVVGWFQGRMEYGPRALGNRSILGDPRDPEMQKKLNLKIKYREGFRPFAPSVLVEKAGEYFELETRSPYMLLVEPVKESHRKPVPADYDRMGMYDRLYHQRSDIPAVTHVDYTARIQTVHKETNVRYWNLIHSFHELTGCGLVVNTSFNVRGEPIVCTPDDGYRCFMRTEMDWLVINNFLFRKEDQPEWQEEDWQDAYDLD